The DNA region ttcatccttggttgaggagcatattgttgaaaagttagagactttaggttcccacagataacagttatctttggacctggttcctctcataacttcctgattgtcaccattagtcacaatgcatagctccttagtaaactgaacatgaaacccttgatcatACAGCTGACTTATGCAGATGAGGTTCGCAGTTAGTCCTCTcactaacagcacattattcagttttggaactccagagcagtccagcttacccacaccttttatttttcctttggcaccatcaccaaaggtcacatagctggtagtgtgaggttgaatatctaccagtagattttccataccagtcatatgtcttgagcatccactgtcaaagtaccagtcttctctggtagaagcccttagagcagtgtgtgctatcctagcataccattgttgcttcttgatgggaacatagtgcttatatggtttatgcttaggcctgacatgcgaggcttggttagggaaaccatgaatccagtagcagaaggcttttatatgaccaagtctaccacagtggtgacacctccacgcctggtatttcctcttctgatgatcattcatccaagttcctcgatgttgagacattggctttgacttccgcttgaccttctgaactttagcctttgggcgtttgtgttcagctgaggatcttttcccaaatcctaggccagatttggttccagactgctgcCCCACCTTTAGAATCccttccaaggtgtcagttcccttattcatcattctgatggatttagtcatctgattcagcttggaggtcagcagggctatctcatcatttagaccctctatgacagacagttgcttctgcctctcatcttccagttccttgatgagtttcttctgcttttctccttgtgcacgcacttctgcactggtggtccacagcttcttataggctgcagcaagttcatcaaaggtcagttcatctgcacttgagtcatcatcagaggcacaaacactggttagtgcagtgacatgtttggcagactctccttcagattcactttcagaatcttcttcagaccatgtgatagttagccccttcttttgcatcttgagataagtaggacattcagctctgacgtgtccatacccttcacaaccatgacactggattcccttgccttggttgaacttttcatcagaagttgatcttttcctgatgtcagacgggatgttcttgacattaggtctccctcgttgatcaatcttcttcacgaacttgttgaactgcctcccaagcatggctaaggcttctgatatactgtcatcaccttcagtatatcatgcttctgactcttcttcagcattagatacaaaagttacgcttttgttcttcttttcagtattctcacacaagcccatttcaaaggtttggagagaaccaatgagctcatctaccttcatattgcagatgtcctgtgcctcctctatggctgtgaccttcatagcaaaccttctaggcaaggacctgagaatctttcttacgagtttctcttcagccattttctcacctagtccaccagaggtgtttgcaatttcaagaatattcatgtgaaagtcatgaatagtctcatcctctttcatcctcaggttttcaaacttggtggtcagcatctaAAGTTTcgacatcttcaccttggaagtaccttcatgagttaccttgagggtatcccaaacttccttagctagttcacagtggtgcaccagcctgaagatgttcttactgattccattgaacaatgcattcaaggccttggaatttccaagagctagtgcctcttgctccttgtcccactcttcttcaggaatctgcacactgcCTCCATCctcacctgtcttcgttggatgttcccatcctttgttgacagctctccagactttgctatctagagaccttaagaaggatatcatacgaggcttccagtcatcataattagagccatccaacatgggtggtctatttgagtgtcctatatccttgtccatggtactagaaagtaacttccctagatctcacccagaaattcacaggcagggtgcctgctctgatgccaattgaaattctagttatcagactttagatgtcacacgggttgttatgacatccaattctgcacagacaggaattatgcagaacttaaacgtaagtgcagtaaataacacaagtaattgtttacccagttcagtccaacatgacctacatctgggggctaccaagccagggaggaaatccactattagtagtatcaattcaaagctaaactcacccgtttacaacttatcacttaatccctacccaatgcaatttcaatcttacactaagatcagagttcctactcactccccctcaatcacctcagtgattactatctttaatcaatattaaagacaatttgaagtcacacttcaaacaactcttgattgtgcttcacagctttaatcaagatacacagcactcacgcttaaaagctttgagtgacacaacacttacaactcaatgaacaccctataccaaaacaatcatcaacgtgataatggcttggcttacaagatatgtctaatacaagactcacaaaaatacagcagtgaagtatgatggacacacaaaatcttcacgcctcaaaatccccgaaactgaatgaaggaacgccttccttttatattgcagtacctgggcttttgcacctgtattctcctgaatttaaggtcacgcgagttcccataaattcaacatttaggttactaacaaataggctatttgttaggttcattaaatgtagcttggttgttgatttcctggattttctctcagctgttgaatccctgaagaatagcctgagaaaaagctaaaacagaaaactgaacaacctacaatatagtatatgctgtcaggaatgaatgtcacgacattcagcttgacatcaaggtccatatgctgagtctgtttttccagaaaacagactgtacaattttgctgacctgtacatgatcaaaatgaccatactacagtaatagcttacattaataaatgtcaaagtgtccaatttaacatttacacatttggccttaagttagttctgttattctcttgaagagcagactaagtaacatgctgaagtatagcagaacaccactctgtctaatgttcagtagctgctgtcaatgatgaatgtcataacatccagtttgacattcagtcagtaggccttatgccaggtctggtcttcccttgataaccagactggaaataaatactaagttctaacagaacaccagctgttctattccttagtatctgctgacaggtatgaatgtcacagcatccagtttgacatttaataaatcctgtgttagctagtcctgcagtaactacaatgtcatgacatcagtcaagacattagtaaccagctagtgttttaccatataatgcagccaattaagcacctacacAAACCATAAGAATATCAGTACCGAGATAGATCTCTTTGAAGTTATTAGATGTCATTCCCCTATCTATGGTTCCTGGCCATGTAACTCCTATAAGGAAGCCTAGAACACCGACTTCGAGAAAAGACAAGCCCTTTAAAGTAAGTACCTCTTCCTCTCCAACTATGGCTGCTAGAAATGTCAAAATCCCTGAACCCTCTACTGATGTAAAGAAACCTCATTCAATGGCAAGCCTGTACCTTGATCCCATTAATGTCAAACCTAATGTTGGTGCTTCTGAAGAATGTCCTGTCATGCGAAATGTTATGAAAAATGTCGAAGCCTCTGAAATTAGTAATAGACCTAGATTTGTTACTACCTTGAGTAAATCTAGCATGATTGTTGCAGATAGAGACGACGTAGATAAGAATATTCATGTACTGATATCTCAAGTTTTGGGTATTGAACCTAAGACTGGTGTTATGTCGGATGTCTCCACATCCTTGGCCTAACCTAATAACACTACTGAAATCCCTTTGGAAAAATTTGACGTCAATGTGTCTACTCAGTCTCTTGAAAAATCGAAAGACAAAGAGGATTCTGATGGGATGTCTGGTGATCTAGCTGAAAAAGAAGCAAATTCTGTAGAGAAAAAGGATCAATCTACTGACATAGTAAATATAGATGATATGGACTCTGATGATGTGCCCATTGGTCAAAGACTGGCTCCAGGAATAACTAAAAGGTTAAAGAACAAAAAAGGTAAAGGCGTTGAATCCTCCAGCACACCCTCAAAATCTCTCAGGAGAAGAACCAGTGTTGGCCCCACAAAAGGATAGAGAAAATTAGTTACCCTTGTCTCCAAGAAGAAATCTCTTAAGAGGAAGGATTTCCCTTCTGAGTCTAGTGAATCTGACCATGATGTCAAACACAATGTTCAAGATATCGTTTCTACTACTAGAAAGCAAGCTTATGGGAAGAAGATTCCTGCAAATATTCCTGAAGTTCCAATTGACAACATTTCCTTTCATCATGTGGAGAATGTTGAAAAATGGAATTTTGTTTATCAAAGAAGACTAGCACTAGAAAGCGAACTTGGCAAATATGCTTTTGAATGCAACAAGGTGATGAGTATGATTCAAGAAGTTGGGTTAATGAAAACTGTTACTAGCTTTGGAAAGTGTTATAAAATACTTGTTAAAGAATTTATTGTGAATGTCTCGAAGGATTGTGATAATAAGAGGAGCAAGAAGTTTAAAAAAGTGTATGTCATAGGAAGATGCGTGGATTTATCTCATGAAATCATAAATAGGTTTTTGGGCAGAAATGAAGAAGAACAAGATGAGGTGGAAGTCTCTGAAAATGTTATTTGCAGAGAGATTACTGCTAAATAAGTAAAGGAATGGCCGAGGAAAGGGAAGGTGTCAGTAAGTGATTTAAGTGTGAAGTATGCAGTCTTTCACAAAATTGGAGCTGCTAATTGGGTGCCAACTAATCATACTTCTAACATTGCTACAGGATTGGGTAAGTTCATTTATAATGTAGGTACCAAATCCAGTTTTGATTTTGGATCCTATGTCTTTGATCAAACTATGAAGCATGCTGCCTCCTTTGCTGTAAAGATGCCAATAACCTTTCCCTCATTAATCCGTGATGGTATACTGAGTCCACACCTAAGTATTTTGATCAGTTCTGATAGTGTTTGCAAAAGAAACCCTCCCCTATCATTACATTATAGGATTTTCACTGGGAAACATGTTCcagacattgtcatgacatctgggCATAAATCTTCCAAGCCTACTACTAGAATATGCATCCTTGCTGACCTAAAAGATGCCTGCAAAACCTTGGATGAGACTATTAAAATTTATACTGAGAGGAAGAGACAACTTGATATTTTGATAAAGGCCTTGTCTGAAGAAGAAGGAAATTTGAAAGGTGATGGAACAAGTGAAGAATATGCTAATGAAGAAGGTACCGATGCAAGTGATGATGAAGATACTACCAGCAACGATGAGGACTGAAGCACTCTGGTTCTGGTTCTTCTgtgttttgtgtttttttttgtGGGTTATGCTCTGGATGTTTTTTCACTCTCAAGTGCTCTTGGTCTGTAACCTAACTTTTAATTCTCTGCTCTTCTAatgtttgtttatgtttgtcaactctttggctaaaaagggggagtagtTGTGTTGTGATTGATTTGTTCTGTGTTTGATTGACTGTTAACCCTACCATGACTCTTACCCTCTGAGGGGGAGCACGTTTGGAGAGGGAGTAGCTCTTAGCTCTTGCCCCTGGATCTGCTACTCAGGAGGAACATTTGTTTTTTTTGAGCCTATGGTGATATACCAGTTTCGAGTGGGCTGTCGGTTTTAATAAAGTCAGGAAAAATGTCTTGACATTCTGAATAAAgagaatttatttttcttttaagCAGGTTCTTCATGTGAGAGTTTATCTCTCTCAGTTGTGAGGCTATGATCGTTTCTACTGCACCCACCTCTGTTGTTTTGGGTGGTAAATGATTGTGTTTTTGTGCTTGTATGGTGGTCTGTCGCTATGATCCTTACCTTATTTCTTGTTGATCTAtgcattttggaaaaacaagtatTCTAGTCAGACGTTGAATAAGATGTTCTGACATGTTGGATCAACACTGAAGTATGACCTATTTTAGTGTCTTGTAAGATTTGTTTCCTTTTGTGAGATATTTGAAGATATGTTGAAGATTTAGTTCATGAGATATGTGCGTCAAGTAACGCGTTTTCGAAAAAGCAAAAGACTGTTTtgccttgactttttttcaaagtaaagatgtcaaaacattttagGAAACATCTAATTTGATTGAAATCAAATTTGCAGAAAATTGTGCAGAGTCCTTGGATCTGCTTTGAATCAAGCCTAAAGCCCATGTCTTTCAAATGCTACATATAGATCGTTTCTAAATCTAAGAAGGCATCGAAGCAACACTGAATATTGTCTGTGTTAGGATTTAGTTGTCTTTATTATGATCCACTCTTATATCTCGTTGATATTAGAGTTGGATTGTGTATTTGAGTTGTAATTGTTAATCACTtataagcttttaagcaagagtgaATTATATTGTTTTAGAAGAGTGTCTTCTATTGTTTGATTAAAGTTATTATCACTGTGTGATATGAAGGGaagtgagaagggtctcatatctaggagtgTCTTAGAAATTTCCAcgagtagagattaggtgagaagtttataaaacctgaggttgtttagaacttcaaaaTAATTCTATGATATTGGATTTTATTCCTGGattggtagcccccagatgtaggtgtcGTTGCACCAAACTAGGTTAACAACTTCTTGTGTTATTTATTTACGCTCTCTTATTTAAATCTTGATATTGTTTATGGTGTGACAATATGCTGACCCTAGTGTCTTGACATCGTGTACGATATCCGGGATctgcataccagaatttcacttatgaatgagcatgatcagtgatagaaacaATTACCTTTTGTGGAAATTAAAACCTTTGATGCGGAATTGGTTGAACGATCATGAGCCTTAAGCAAGCAACAATGCCTATACTCAGTCCGCACGAACAAAGTTCCTTTAATATCAATGATAGTTTTCTATGAATGAAGAccttgagagagagagagagagagagagagagagagagagagagagagagagagagagggagagagagagagagatagaacTACAAGAGTTTCACAAACTAAATCTCATCAAGTGAAAAAGCTTACGCAcaatgtaacacccttctaaaatacctcaattatttaattaaaataacaacatatatcatcagagtaaaggtgcaattaagggtgtcacacaaatacatcacacattttccaaaatatcctgtcatgttcatttatttaatcaaaacataaagcattgcacaatacgcagcggatagagatcaaatcgatcattcaaaacatgtagcATTTTACATGtaactggttcacaaccaacaagaaacatttaaaacatcccatcccgatgttacatctaccagagcatgacccactaaggaactacactagactccaagcactagcttctactcaatcactgctcgttacctgaaaaatagttgtaagggtgagttcctcaatcaatataatgagcattataaaatatcatgtcatgttaagtaatttaacacattaatcaccctaatcacatcacgcattcggtaacggcacatcaattcaaatatcatactcgataccaatacaattcatgctcatactcaatatcaacacaaacacacgtataatattggaatacatccattcatattatacgccatacacatattatgcaatgagactccatgcatgcggtaccgactatttgtgaacatatagttcacctcaccgtccaaatccaggcacggctaccaagcccactagtcccactcatttgagacctagtgactcactcactaattcctcaccatgggaattagctaccaccccaagggccatgctatgcacgctaattcacctagcatgcaaacatcaacaacagtccaaaatgactaactcactaattcctcaccatgggaattagctaccaccataaaggccacaatatgcatgctaatcacctagcaatgctaaatcattAACCACAATTCAggaatagacatatgctcacactctaagccataaaacagtctattcacaaatgcatacataattgatacattcacaagatcatgcataccatcacacatcatcaatgttttaatcacataagcatatcagatcatgccaaagaataaccacagtattagcacactctactaatacctatactactcaaaacaacgggaaatgatccctaatatatcgtacatcagctaaatcacattactcagctgaacaatcaaaactgcacaacaacagcacagaaaaatcacaatcctgcccatacgcgtactacctagtcccatacgcgtatggcccatttctcagccaaatcccatacgcgtaacaccatctcatacgcgtatgctacgcgtatcactcccccatacgcgtaccaatagagaccaaactacgtttaaaacatcatcttcctcatccatacgcgtattgcctagtgccatacgcgtaccagaccatctcatacgcgtattgcctagtgccatacgcgtatgaccagaaaccagacttccagatctgctatggctttctctgctacgagatctatccaattcaaccttccacagtccaattttacacattattcgttcatatcctctaacataattcataccctattcgatttcacaaaatctaacattattacatctaattcctacgaatttccttcatttataatccaatttttcgttcatccaatatttcacaaatttcagcatacatcattccaatcagaggtaaatcaatggtttatcactacccagtacatattatcccataatacccattaaacgctgataaacccccttacctgagttaatccggcaaatcctgcagcttcaagctcttcctctctccaacccttgttctctggttctcttttgccctttttccacttttctgcccctttttccttttcacgtgaaaaataaacctttttactgaaggggaccttttctaaattccaacttttattccaataaaataataacccaataataataattccaataataatattccaattatttaattaaattaataaatatatattattaacttaaattaaataattatcttattttatcggggtgttacacacaaggtataaaagcccacttaagtggATCAAATTTTATGGTTTACTATATTTCAGTTAAGCCAATAATATCTTACTATATTCtgtattccacttaagtgcatcgtaccttacggcGTTCCTTAtttattctatctctcatcaatttgttcttatgtgtgtgaccctgtaggttctcgtGATGTagacaattatattaaatcacacatttaaaATAATAAACAGTGGGCGGTATGTAGCAACACATCACTATTATCCAAGtcacgaaaatatcatgtgatctcATAAAATCTTTATGTGATAATGCTTTTGTGTATAATTACTTCTTTGCCCAaatgtctatattgaacacaaggcatagaccatgtcacccttaTCTAGTTCAATATTGGATCCATAAACATTTATTCTATCATGCATGATAGAAAAATTCCATCTAGgccactcatgtccctcaacatgaTTTGTGGAGTACATATCCATCTACTTTCTTTATGGTCGTCTAGTTACATACAACGTTTGATCGACAATATAATACTCAATTCCAGATCTAGGATCTATAGTGGTTTTCGGTCAAAGGATGGTAAACACCACTATCTtcatgagaataacttatgacaaTTTGCATAACATTATATATAGTATTTTCATAGTgagtcaatccagtataaatattactcataatatcCATACCTATGTGAAAACTTGATAACTTTTTATCCATGAACCATGAGATGTTATCATTAGTCTAT from Lathyrus oleraceus cultivar Zhongwan6 chromosome 1, CAAS_Psat_ZW6_1.0, whole genome shotgun sequence includes:
- the LOC127090138 gene encoding uncharacterized protein LOC127090138 is translated as MAARNVKIPEPSTDVKKPHSMASLYLDPINVKPNVGASEECPVMRNVMKNVEASEISNRPRFVTTLSKSSMIVADRDDVDKNIHSLEKSKDKEDSDGMSGDLAEKEANSVEKKDQSTDIVNIDDMDSDDVPIGQRLAPGITKRLKNKKDIVSTTRKQAYGKKIPANIPEVPIDNISFHHVENVEKWNFVYQRRLALESELGKYAFECNKVMSMIQEVGLMKTVTSFGKCYKILVKEFIVNVSKDCDNKRSKKFKKVYVIGRCVDLSHEIINRFLGRNEEEQDEVEVSENVICREITAK